The stretch of DNA GTCACAATTTTGTAGAGTAATTATGGTAGACATTTAAGTCAGTTATTTATGAGTATCTAagatttaaataacatattttctaattgaatgtcaatataattattattttgttgtcatttgtttttatcttcatCACAGTAATCTATCAGAAGCAAGTCCAGAGGTACTGGGtgtaaatatagaaataatcCGGTTTCTTTGCCTATTTCTGAAATATTGCTCATCCCCTTTGGCAGAGAGTGAGTGGGACTTCATCATGTGCTCCATGTTGGCTTGGTTGGAGGTAAATTAACGTGATATGTCATCACCTCTTGTGGGTCTTTGTACGTACTTTTGCATCAGAACTATCTACCAATCTCATTCTTTAAGTGATGATTGTAACTGGTTCCTTTGCGtaatttaaaacactttataGATGTTCTTCTTACCAGCTACAATTTGACAGAATAGTAAGATGATAGATTTTTAATGACTACCAGCATCATTCAGTGACCAAATCTCCTGttattaaaatgctttctccattAGCTTATTATAATATTTGCAGCACAGCCCTTTTAGGTTTTATCTGTTAATGACaattattttggtcttttttgtttataattagaTTGTTTCTAAAACATACTGTATGAATATTGTGAGAGTAATGCATTAAATAGCAAATTCAGAGGGAATTAGTGTAATTTTATGATCCAGAGCAACCAGAAGTATATTACTTGTGGGCTCCAAGGCAGCAAGTCGGTCAGGGTCGAATTGGTCTGAATCTCTGCTTTGCCTGCTATTAGCTATGTGACTTCGAGTTTTAAACTTaaactcagctttctttctttctttttctttctttctttttttttttttttaatttgagaggagtctcgctctgttgcttaggctggagtgcggtggcgcaatcttggctcactgcaacctccgtcttctgggttcaagcaattcttgcgcctcagcctcccaaatagcaggattacagacacccaccagcatgcctgactaatttttatatttttagtagagatgcagtttcaccattttgaccaggctggtctcaaactcctgccctcatgtgacccacccgcctcagcctctgagccactgtgcctggccgattttcttattttaaaataataacttacaACTTGTAGGGCTACTGAGAAGAttagaaatgtgtattttatgtatCTGACTTAGTGTTTTCTTCCAtagtttagaaattaaaaagggcatttgagaataaattatttgttaatgATTCTAATTCATGgtatttaattttgaagaaaaaagttattttgatataaaattgttttatttctcctgAGACTACATACTTCAactgcttttcattttaaaattcaaagaaatgaaagaaagacttTTCTTTATATTGGCTTTATTTGTAGTGTTCTGGTAGAAGTCTGTTtacctatttcatttttattggttttttcaGACAACAAGTGAGAATCAGGCATTGTATTCTATTCCACTTGTGCAACTGTTTGCCTGTGTCAGCTGTGATTTGGCCTGTGACCTCAGTGCTTTTTTTGATTCCACAACTCTGGATACCGTTGGCAATCTTCCTGTAAATCTAATCAGTGAatggaaagaatttttttctcaagGCATCCACAGTTTGCTTTTACCTATTTTGGTGACTGTTACAGGCAagtgaaaaagggaataataaTGAGATTGATTCATTGGAAATGACTTACTgaaaaattcaaaaccaaaaattttgatgtttaaatcaaataatactaaatagtaaaagaaaaagccagaaaaGAAAGCTTGGCTTCTCAGAAGCATCATATATGCTTCTACTTTAcagacaaaaattgaaaaatggcaAGGTATCCAATGACtgttgcaaattaaaataatagtaattcaGATAACATCGTGAATAGAACCTGTTgaacatttgctttctttttagatGAGGATCAGATAAAAGTCATGAAAACAGTTGAGATTAACTGGAATATATATTCAGGTCATGTTTCTAGTTAAGAGTGCTTTATTGTTGAtgtctagtttttatttcattttcttaaatgataCTTGATTGTGAATCAGTTAAGCTATACTAACTTTCTTTTGGGACGGgcatgtttctttcctttttgtcattAGGAGAAAACAAAGATGTGTCTGAAACATCCTTTCAGAATGCAATGCTGAAACCCATGTGTGAAACATTAACATATATCTCAAAGGAACAGCTATTGAGTCACAAACTTCCTGCAAGATTAGTTGCTGACCAAAAAACAAACTTACCAGAATATCTCCAGACTTTGTTAAATACATTGGCCCCATTACTTCTCTTCAGAGCTAGGCCTGTGCAAATTGCTGTTTATCATATGCTATACAAGTAAGAATTCATCCAATTGAATCAATGTTACAATGatctaaaaaaatagaatatatacttagtttttacttttaatcatttaaaaaagtaaaagttttaaaaggagATCTGACTGCTTCACTTATAGGGACACTAAGTTGCCTGATCTTTTAGGTTATTGTTTTCTATacacaaattatatttcaatagtcCTGGCTATAGTAGTTATTTTAGAGAAAACTCATTAAAACATTTacttattataaaataagtattgGTCTTTCTGCTCTTGAGCATGACTTAATAAACAGTTTaatatcacatattttaaaataatgttctaaTTTCTAGATTGATGCCTGAATTACCGCAATATGATCAGGATAATCTAAAGACATATGGAGATGAAGAAGAAGAGCCAGCCCtgtaaggttttttaaaataatttgttttattaaattcttaTAATCCATCTCACTTATTATGTCTTTAGAGGACTGGAGCAGCACAGAAGCTATAAATTAGAGTTATATTCATTCTACTATAAATTAGAGTTATATTCATATCTGTAAGATATAAATGAAATCTAGATTTCACCCAGAAGATTGTTTCTCTCTCTTAATTGTTCTTAAATCATATTTTCCGTTTGCTACTACTGTTCAGTAAAACTATCTTTGGCCATATGGTGGCTGTGGAAAGAGTGTATCAGTTCAAATATCTATTGAGCATCCACTTTGTGCAGAGTATTAATTAAATGCTGAAGGGAGTATGCAGTGTTTAGTGagcactttctttttcttaaggaaTTTATCTGATACAGATGATACTGTAGCCTTatagaaaatatagtatatgATAAGTGCTAAGAAGGAGGAtagataactttttttaaatatcatttaggCCTATAGAAGATAGCATGTGATGAGGGCACAATTAATGTACATCAGGAAGGGAAGACTTTCTTGAGGAAGAGGCATTTAAACTGGTCCTTTAAGGTTAGGTAGCATTTCTGCAGGACAGGAAAGACAATATACATTAAGAGAACATCATGTACAAAGGCACTGAGTCATGAATGTGAGGATGTGCTTGGGCAATATTGAGTAGTTCCCACTTAATGTGTACTTTTATTGACAGTGTCTTTCTTTCCTGGAATTTAAGTTCTGTGAGGGCAAGAATTTCTGTCTCTCATTTCTGAGAGAGAAATAGGCTAGATTGCTATAGGCCAGAATGCTTCCTGGCCTATAGCAGACATCATGAGTAgtatgttgaatgaaagaataaatgaaccaGTGTGTATAGAGTAGGCAGGGTATAGTGGAAGATAAAGCCGAAAGGGTAGTTAATGAGGCCCGATAATGAATGGCCTTAAAAATGACTTTTGGGGGCGGATTTGGGCATCATTTGGTAGGAGACAGGGCACCATCAGCTGATTCTGACACTAGTGTAATGTGAAACATGAATTGTAAAAAGAAGCAAGCAGAGGTGGAGGTCATTCCAGAAGTTAAATAACAATGTGTGGAGGGCAATGTGAAAAGTGGAGAGATTTTGGAGCTGGTGTTTTATAAGATCTAGTGACTATCAATATGGAATATAGAAGGCTGGGTACGTGAGATGGAGGGGTTGAAGGAAAAGACCTAAGAGCAGAAGTTTGGAGAAGGCCTATGCTTGTGGGCTGGGAGAAGGAAGCCACAAGGGAAGAACGATCACAGCAGTGAAAGGAGAGAACCAGGTTAGAGTATCATAGAGAAGAGGGTTaagcattttactttttgagaatcTCCTAAGTTCACCTGAAAGTATAAATGAGTAGAGTAgttcaataaagaagaaaattaacttACTTTGTTGTGAAGTAATCTGAATGgtacatttattttcctaaaaagatacaatcatgattttttaaataggcacataattattttctgtgtttatcaTTCTGATTAATAGTACCATTGTGATATTTCTTAATAGCGCTAAGTAGATAATATGCAGTAAAATAGAAACTAGAATGAAGTGACAAAGTTCGAAGTCTTAGTCTTCAC from Theropithecus gelada isolate Dixy unplaced genomic scaffold, Tgel_1.0 HiC_scaffold_977, whole genome shotgun sequence encodes:
- the LOC112618100 gene encoding E3 ubiquitin-protein ligase listerin-like: MCSMLAWLETTSENQALYSIPLVQLFACVSCDLACDLSAFFDSTTLDTVGNLPVNLISEWKEFFSQGIHSLLLPILVTVTGENKDVSETSFQNAMLKPMCETLTYISKEQLLSHKLPARLVADQKTNLPEYLQTLLNTLAPLLLFRARPVQIAVYHMLYKLMPELPQYDQDNLKTYGDEEEEPALSPPATLMSLLSTQEDLLENVLGCVPVGQIVTIKPLSEDFCYVLGYLLTWKLILTFFKAASSQ